The Streptomyces aurantiacus genome includes a region encoding these proteins:
- a CDS encoding GroES family chaperonin has protein sequence MSAKRTEPSSHDDKLPIRMLHDRVLVRQDTAEGERRSGGGILIPATAAVGRRLAWAAVVAVGQNVRTVEPGDRVLYDPEDRAEVEVRGTAYVLMRERDLHAVAADRFEGSEDSTGLYL, from the coding sequence GTGAGCGCCAAGAGGACTGAGCCCAGCAGCCATGACGACAAGCTGCCCATTCGGATGCTGCACGACCGTGTGCTGGTGCGGCAGGACACCGCCGAGGGCGAGCGGCGTTCCGGTGGCGGCATCCTGATCCCCGCGACCGCGGCTGTCGGCCGGCGCCTGGCCTGGGCGGCGGTCGTCGCGGTCGGGCAGAACGTGCGGACGGTGGAGCCGGGCGACCGGGTGTTGTACGACCCGGAGGACCGGGCCGAGGTGGAGGTGCGTGGTACCGCTTACGTACTGATGCGCGAGCGGGATCTGCACGCCGTGGCGGCCGACCGGTTCGAGGGGTCCGAGGATTCGACGGGGTTGTACCTCTAG